A stretch of the Pan troglodytes isolate AG18354 chromosome 20, NHGRI_mPanTro3-v2.0_pri, whole genome shotgun sequence genome encodes the following:
- the USE1 gene encoding vesicle transport protein USE1, giving the protein MAASRLELNLVRLLSRCEAMAAEKRDPDEWRLEKYVGALEDMLQALKVHASKPASEVINEYSWKVDFLKGMLQAEKLTSSSEKALANQFLAPGRVPTTARERVPATKTVHLQSRARYTSEMRSELLGTDSAEPEMDVRKRTGVAGSQPVSEKQSAAELDLVLQRHQNLQEKLAEEMLGLARSLKTNTLAAQSVIKKDNQTLSHSLKMADQNLEKLKTESERLEQHTQKSVNWLLWAMLIIVCFIFISMILFIRIMPKLK; this is encoded by the exons ATGGCGGCGTCGAGGCTGGAGCTAAACCTGGTGCGGCTGCTATCCCGCTGCGAGGCGATGGCAGCGGAGAAACGGGACCCGGACGAGTGGCGCCTGGAGAAG TACGTGGGAGCCCTAGAGGACATGTTGCAGGCCCTGAAGGTCCACGCGAG CAAACCGGCCTCTGAGGTGATCAATGAATATTCCTGGAAGGTGGATTTTCTGAAGGGGATGCTGCAAGCCGAGAAGCTG ACCTCCTCCTCAGAGAAAGCACTGGCCAACCAGTTCCTGGCCCCTGGCCGTGTGCCAACCACAGCCAGAGAGCGAGTGCCCGCCACAAAGACGGTGCATCTGCAGTCACGGGCGCGGTACACCAGCGAGATGCGGAGTGAGCTACTAGGCACG GACTCTGCAG AGCCTGAGATGGACGTAAGGAAGAGAAC TGGAGTGGCAGGGTCCCAGCCAGTGAGTGAGAAGCAGTCGGCAGCTGAGCTAGACCTCGTCCTGCAGCGACATCAGAACCTCCAGGAAAAGCTGGCGGAAGAGATGCTAGGACTGGCCCGGAGCCTCAAGACCAATACGCTGGCCGCCCAAAGTGTCATCAAGAAGGACAACCAG ACCCTGTCACACTCACTGAAAATGGCGGACCAGAACCTGGAGAAGCTGAAGACGGAGTCAGAGCGTCTGGAGCAGCACACGCAGAAGTCAGTCAACTGGCTGCTCTGGGCCATGCTCATTATCGTCTGCTTCATCTTCATTAGCATGATCCTCTTCATTCGAATCATGCCCAAACTCAAATAA